A genomic region of Streptomyces sp. R33 contains the following coding sequences:
- a CDS encoding type I polyketide synthase, whose product MATDEKLLKYLKRVTTELHTLKQQGSRHADEPIAIVGMACRFPGGVAGPEDLWQLVSEGRDAVSSFPEDRGWDLEGLFDPDPDNAGTSYTDQGGFLQGAGLFDAGFFGISPREALVMDPQQRVLLETSWEALERAGIDPVSLKGTDVGVFTGVFTQGYGAGAGAIPPELEGYAGTGGASSVASGRVSYVLGLEGPAVTVDTACSSSLVTMHLAAQALRQGECSMALAGGATVMATPGTFVAFSRQRVLAGDGRCRAFADGADGTGWAEGVGVVVLERLSVARERGHRVLAVLRGSAVNQDGASNGLTAPNGPSQQRVIRKALAGAGLATADVDVVEAHGTGTALGDPIEAQALLATYGQGRDADQPLWLGSLKSNIGHTQAAAGVAGVIKMVQALRHGVLPPTLHVEKPTTEVDWSAGAVELLTEARPWPRNGRPRRAGVSSFGVSGTNAHVILEEAPADEAEPASEEAAPAGVVPLVVSARSAGSLEGQAGRLASYLESAAGGVSLADVAGSLLSERALLGERAVVVAGSDQEALAGLQALARGESAPGVARGSAGGSGEPGKVVWVFPGQGSQRVGMGRDLYDRYPVFAQALDEACEQLDARLAGWVDHPVKDVVLGRVPGSAELLNRTVFTQAGLFAVESALFRLVESWGVRPDAVIGHSVGEITAAYAAGVLSLQDAARVVAARGRLMQALPAGGAMVAVAAGEEEVAGLLGVGVEVAAVNGPSSVVLSGEEDAVLAAADRLRAQGRKTKRLAVSHAFHSLRMEPMLDEFAAELTEVVWQPPVIPVVSNVTGRLAGPGELADPQYWAGHVRRPVRFAEGIAAAVEFGGTLFVELGPGAALAGLVAETASAADAEVACVAALRDGRPEEQTLLTSVAELFVRGIPVDWAGMVPAGSVRVDLPTYAFDHRHYWLKPAATATDAASLGLGGSDHPLLGAVVRLPQSDGLVFTSRLSLKSHPWLADHVIGGVVLLAGTGLVELAVRAGDEAGCGVLEELVIEAPLVVPEHGGVRVQVAVGGPDQNGSRTVEIYSQREDAAGEGVWTRHATGVLSATAQPGAVGSGFDFAAWPPAGAQPVEVGDFYSGLVERGYGYGPSFQGLRAVWRRGEELFAEVALPEEHHKEADRFGIHPGLLDAALHTGMFGASEGTTAEESGKPVLPFAWNGLVLHAAGASALRVRMAPGGPGAVSLTAADETGGLVVTLDSLVSRPVSAEQLEAAADTVAADALFRVEWTGLSPHQGAEASPSWVPVTTADEVTALAGSAGVPAAVVLEAFGGDGADVPLALTSRVLGVVQAWLAGTGLEESRLVVVTRGAVPAGDGAVSDPAGAAVWGLVRAAQAENPDRIVLVDTDPASGQGVESVLGAVLAGGEPQVAVRGAALSAPRLVRAGAEAAQDAPAVFGPVGTVLVTGAGSLGALVARHLVSRHGVRNLVLASRRGLQAEGMEELVAELAEQGAAVSVAACDVSDRDEVRALLASVPAEHRLTGVVHTAGVLDDGVIGAQTPERLARVFAPKVDAVRHLDELTRGLDLDAFVVFSSASGVFGSAGQGNYAAANAFLDGLTAGRRAAGLPGVSLAWGLWAQTDGMTAHLSNVDQARASRGGVLAITPTEGMELFDAAVESGQALLVPVKLDLRSARADAAAGGGVPHLLRGLVRAGRQQARAAAATDGGLVRRLAGLTGAEQEALLLDLVRAQVAVVLGHAGPEGVRAETAFKDAGFDSLTSVELRNRLREATGLKLPATLVFDYPTPLAIARYLRDELGDTVAGTPATTVAVVADPDEPIAIVGMACRLPGGVADPEGLWRLVSEGREGLSSFPEDRGWDLEDLFDPDPDNAGTSYTSKGGFLEGAGLFDAGFFGISPREALAMDPQQRVLLEASWEALEGAGIDPVSLKGTDVGVFSGVSNQGYGAGAAAPELEGFASTGSAASVASGRVSYVLGLEGPAVTVDTACSSSLVTMHLAAQALRQGECSMALAGGATVMASPGTFVEFSRQRGLAGDGRCKAYADGADGTSWAEGVGIVVLERLSVARERGHRVLAVLRGSAVNQDGASNGLTAPNGPSQQRVIRKALASAGLTPSDVDIVEGHGTGTALGDPIEAQALLATYGKGRDPEQPLWLGSVKSNVGHAQAAAGVAGVIKMVQAMRHGIMPPTLHVDEPTSQVDWSAGAVELLTEAREWPRSGRPRRAGVSSFGISGTNAHLILEEAPEAPVPAAEGTRQAPAPTGAVPLVVSARSAGSLAGQAERLASFVEGAGGVSLADVAGSLLSERALLGERAVVVAGSDQEALAGLQALARGESAPGVARGSAGGSGEPGKVVWVFPGQGSQRVGMGRDLYDRYPVFAQALDEACEQLDARLAGWVDHPVKDVVLGRVPGSAELLNRTVFTQAGLFAVESALFRLVESWGVRPDAVIGHSVGEITAAYAAGVLSLQDAARVVAARGRLMQALPAGGAMVAVAAGEEEVAGLLGVGVEVAAVNGPSSVVLSGEEEAVLAAAARLWEEGRKTKRLAVSHAFHSLRMEPMLDEFAAELAGVEWREPVIPVVSNVTGRLAGPGELADPQYWAGHVRRPVRFAEGIAAAVEFGGTLFVELGPGAALAGLVAETASAADAEVACVAALRDGRPEEQTLLTSVAELFVRGIPVDWAGMVPAGSVRVDLPTYAFDHRHYWLKPAATATDAASLGQAAADHPLLGAVVQVPQSDGLIFTSRLSLRSHAWLADHRVGGVVLVPGTGLVELAVRAGDEAGCGVLEELVIEAPLVVPEHGGVRVQVAVGGPSANGSRTVEIYSQREDAAAEGVWTRHATGVLSATAQPGGSGTGFDFAVWPPAGAQPVDISGSYGLLAQGGYGYGPAFQSVRAVWQRDGEVFAEVALPEEHRKEAGRFGIHPALLDAALHSTMLNTVAAVTATGGFEGERDGQGIRLPFAWNGLELHAAGASVLRVRVAHTERDALSLQAVDEAGGLVVTLDSLVSRPVSAQQLETAADTAVADSLFQVDWTELSSAQGAGPSPSWVEVTTAGDVATLADDVLSGADAPAVAVMQAFGGTTEGVASEDVVLELAVRVLDVLQCWLAGAGLEESRLVVVTRGAVPAGEGVVSDPAGSAVWGLVRAAQAENPDRFILIDTDPDVDPAAQGAVEPVPGAVLGAVLACGEPQVARRGGSLSVPRLVRARSEVPDVPAVFRPQGTVLVSGAGSLGALVARHLVSRHGVRSLVLASRRGPDAEGVQELVAELAEQGAAVSVVACDVSDRGQVQALLASVPAEHPLTGVVHTAGVSDAGVIGLLTPERLAAVFAPKVDAVRHLDELTRGLDLDAFIVYSSVSSLFMGAGSGGYAAANAFLDGLMADRRAAGLPGLSLAWGVWEQATGMAEHIDDLTRNRMNRRGGVLPMTAAEGMELFDAALESGQAMLVPVRLDLRGLRSGAAGDGVPHLLRGLVRARRQLAHVVGTGDDHRQLTARLAGLPAAEQTKVLLDLVRAQVGAVLGFSGTYQIDADQGLFEIGFDSLTAIELRNRLRNITEVKISPDIVFDHPTPGMLSAHLHELICGEQGAAQVAISV is encoded by the coding sequence ATGGCCACGGACGAAAAGCTCCTCAAGTACCTCAAGCGCGTGACCACCGAGTTGCACACCTTGAAGCAGCAGGGCTCGCGCCATGCCGACGAGCCGATCGCGATCGTCGGGATGGCGTGCCGCTTCCCGGGGGGTGTGGCGGGTCCCGAGGACTTGTGGCAGTTGGTGTCGGAGGGCCGGGACGCGGTGTCGTCCTTCCCCGAGGACCGTGGCTGGGACCTGGAGGGCCTGTTCGACCCGGACCCCGACAACGCGGGTACCTCGTACACCGATCAGGGCGGATTCCTTCAGGGCGCGGGCCTTTTCGACGCGGGGTTCTTCGGGATCTCGCCGCGTGAGGCGCTCGTGATGGACCCGCAGCAGCGGGTGCTGCTGGAGACCTCGTGGGAGGCGCTGGAGCGGGCGGGCATCGACCCGGTCTCCCTGAAGGGCACCGATGTCGGAGTGTTCACCGGGGTGTTCACCCAGGGTTACGGGGCCGGCGCCGGCGCCATTCCGCCGGAGCTGGAGGGGTACGCGGGCACCGGAGGGGCGTCGAGCGTGGCGTCGGGCCGTGTGTCGTACGTGCTCGGCCTCGAGGGTCCGGCGGTGACGGTGGACACGGCGTGCTCGTCGTCGCTGGTGACGATGCACCTGGCGGCGCAGGCGCTGCGGCAGGGCGAGTGCTCGATGGCGCTCGCCGGCGGCGCGACGGTCATGGCGACCCCCGGCACCTTCGTGGCGTTCTCCCGGCAGCGGGTTCTCGCCGGCGACGGGCGCTGCCGGGCGTTCGCGGACGGCGCCGATGGCACCGGCTGGGCCGAGGGTGTCGGCGTCGTCGTACTGGAGCGGCTGTCGGTGGCGCGCGAGCGCGGGCACCGGGTGCTGGCGGTGCTGCGCGGCAGTGCGGTGAACCAGGACGGTGCGTCGAACGGTCTGACGGCGCCGAACGGTCCCTCGCAGCAGCGGGTGATCCGCAAGGCCCTGGCCGGCGCCGGGCTGGCGACGGCGGACGTGGACGTCGTGGAGGCCCACGGGACCGGTACGGCCCTGGGCGACCCGATCGAGGCCCAGGCGCTGCTCGCCACGTACGGGCAGGGCCGTGATGCCGACCAGCCGCTGTGGCTGGGCTCGCTGAAGTCGAACATCGGACACACGCAGGCGGCTGCGGGCGTGGCCGGCGTGATCAAGATGGTGCAGGCGCTCCGGCACGGGGTCCTGCCCCCCACCCTGCACGTGGAGAAGCCCACGACCGAGGTGGACTGGTCCGCGGGTGCGGTGGAGCTGCTGACGGAGGCCCGCCCGTGGCCGCGCAACGGCCGGCCGCGCCGGGCCGGTGTGTCCTCCTTCGGTGTCAGCGGCACGAACGCACACGTGATCCTGGAAGAGGCTCCGGCCGACGAGGCGGAGCCCGCCTCGGAGGAGGCGGCGCCCGCCGGTGTGGTGCCGCTGGTGGTGTCGGCGCGGAGCGCCGGTTCCCTGGAAGGCCAGGCCGGACGCCTGGCGTCGTACCTGGAGTCTGCTGCCGGAGGTGTGTCGCTGGCGGATGTGGCCGGGTCGTTGTTGTCGGAGCGTGCGCTGCTGGGTGAGCGTGCGGTGGTCGTGGCCGGCTCGGATCAGGAGGCGCTGGCGGGTCTGCAGGCGCTGGCGCGCGGTGAGAGTGCGCCCGGTGTGGCCCGCGGTAGCGCGGGTGGCTCGGGAGAGCCGGGCAAGGTCGTGTGGGTGTTCCCGGGTCAGGGTTCGCAGCGGGTGGGCATGGGCCGGGATCTGTATGACCGGTATCCGGTGTTCGCGCAGGCGCTGGACGAGGCCTGTGAGCAGTTGGATGCGCGTCTGGCCGGGTGGGTCGATCATCCGGTGAAGGACGTCGTGTTGGGTCGGGTGCCCGGCAGTGCGGAGTTGCTGAACCGGACGGTGTTCACGCAGGCGGGGTTGTTCGCGGTCGAGAGTGCTCTGTTCCGGCTGGTGGAGTCCTGGGGTGTGCGGCCGGATGCGGTGATCGGTCATTCGGTGGGTGAGATCACGGCGGCCTATGCGGCGGGCGTGTTGTCCCTGCAGGATGCGGCGCGGGTGGTTGCGGCGCGGGGCCGGCTGATGCAGGCGCTGCCTGCGGGCGGGGCGATGGTTGCGGTGGCGGCCGGCGAGGAGGAGGTTGCCGGGCTGCTGGGTGTGGGCGTGGAGGTCGCGGCGGTCAACGGCCCGTCCTCGGTCGTGCTCTCCGGCGAGGAAGACGCGGTCCTCGCAGCAGCCGACCGGTTGCGGGCGCAGGGACGCAAGACGAAGCGGCTGGCGGTCTCCCACGCGTTCCACTCCTTGCGGATGGAGCCGATGCTGGACGAGTTCGCCGCCGAACTGACCGAGGTCGTGTGGCAGCCGCCGGTGATCCCGGTGGTGTCGAACGTGACGGGGCGGCTGGCCGGGCCCGGTGAGCTCGCCGACCCGCAGTACTGGGCCGGACACGTGCGCCGGCCGGTGCGGTTCGCCGAGGGCATTGCGGCTGCGGTGGAGTTCGGCGGCACGCTGTTCGTGGAGCTCGGTCCGGGTGCGGCCCTGGCCGGTCTGGTGGCGGAGACGGCCTCCGCCGCGGACGCCGAGGTGGCCTGCGTCGCCGCGCTGCGCGACGGGCGTCCGGAGGAGCAGACCCTGCTGACGTCGGTGGCGGAACTGTTCGTCCGCGGAATCCCCGTCGACTGGGCGGGCATGGTGCCCGCCGGGTCCGTACGCGTGGACCTGCCGACGTACGCGTTCGACCACCGGCACTACTGGCTCAAGCCCGCGGCGACGGCCACCGACGCGGCGTCGCTCGGACTGGGTGGGTCCGATCACCCGCTGCTGGGCGCGGTGGTGCGGCTGCCGCAGTCCGACGGGTTGGTGTTCACCTCGCGCCTGTCGCTGAAGTCGCACCCGTGGCTGGCCGATCACGTGATCGGCGGTGTGGTGCTGCTCGCCGGTACCGGGTTGGTGGAGCTCGCGGTGCGGGCCGGTGACGAGGCCGGCTGCGGCGTCCTGGAGGAACTCGTCATCGAGGCACCGCTGGTGGTGCCCGAGCACGGCGGAGTACGGGTCCAGGTCGCCGTCGGCGGACCGGACCAGAACGGCTCGCGGACCGTGGAGATCTACTCCCAGCGCGAGGACGCCGCCGGTGAGGGGGTGTGGACGCGGCACGCCACCGGCGTGCTCTCGGCCACGGCCCAGCCGGGCGCCGTGGGCAGCGGCTTCGACTTCGCGGCCTGGCCGCCGGCCGGAGCGCAGCCGGTCGAGGTCGGGGACTTCTACTCCGGCCTGGTCGAGCGCGGTTACGGCTACGGGCCGTCCTTCCAGGGTCTGCGGGCCGTGTGGCGGCGTGGCGAGGAGCTCTTCGCCGAGGTGGCCCTGCCCGAGGAGCACCACAAGGAAGCCGACAGGTTCGGCATCCACCCCGGGCTGCTGGACGCGGCCCTGCACACCGGGATGTTCGGTGCCTCGGAGGGCACGACGGCGGAGGAATCCGGGAAGCCGGTACTGCCGTTCGCGTGGAACGGGCTGGTACTGCATGCCGCGGGCGCCTCTGCGCTGCGGGTGCGCATGGCTCCCGGCGGTCCCGGTGCCGTGTCGCTGACGGCGGCCGACGAGACCGGCGGCCTGGTGGTGACGCTGGATTCGCTGGTCTCCCGGCCGGTGTCCGCCGAACAGCTGGAGGCGGCGGCGGACACCGTGGCCGCCGACGCGCTGTTCCGCGTGGAGTGGACCGGGCTGTCCCCGCACCAGGGTGCGGAGGCTTCGCCGTCATGGGTGCCCGTGACCACCGCTGACGAGGTGACGGCCCTGGCCGGGAGCGCAGGAGTCCCGGCGGCGGTGGTCCTGGAAGCGTTCGGCGGCGACGGCGCGGACGTGCCGCTGGCGTTGACCTCCCGGGTGCTGGGGGTCGTACAGGCGTGGCTGGCCGGTACCGGGCTGGAGGAGTCGCGGCTGGTCGTCGTGACGCGTGGCGCGGTGCCCGCCGGAGACGGCGCAGTGTCCGACCCGGCCGGAGCGGCCGTGTGGGGTCTGGTGCGCGCCGCTCAGGCGGAGAACCCCGACCGGATCGTCCTGGTCGATACCGACCCGGCCTCCGGGCAGGGAGTGGAATCCGTACTCGGTGCGGTCCTGGCCGGCGGCGAGCCGCAGGTCGCGGTCCGCGGAGCGGCCCTCTCCGCACCCCGGCTCGTCCGGGCCGGCGCCGAGGCCGCGCAGGACGCACCGGCGGTGTTCGGGCCGGTAGGCACGGTCCTGGTCACGGGCGCCGGATCGCTCGGTGCCCTCGTGGCCCGGCACCTCGTGTCGCGGCACGGAGTACGCAATCTGGTCCTGGCCAGCCGGCGCGGTCTGCAGGCCGAGGGCATGGAGGAGCTGGTCGCCGAGCTCGCCGAGCAGGGCGCTGCGGTGTCCGTGGCGGCTTGTGACGTGTCCGACCGTGACGAGGTGCGGGCCTTGCTGGCGTCGGTGCCTGCTGAGCACCGGCTGACCGGTGTGGTCCACACCGCGGGTGTGCTGGACGACGGTGTGATCGGGGCGCAGACCCCGGAGCGGCTCGCGAGGGTGTTCGCGCCGAAGGTGGATGCAGTGCGGCACCTGGACGAGCTGACCCGCGGCCTGGACCTTGACGCGTTCGTCGTGTTCTCGTCCGCCTCGGGTGTCTTCGGATCCGCCGGACAGGGCAACTACGCTGCGGCGAACGCCTTCTTGGACGGATTGACGGCCGGCCGCCGCGCTGCGGGCCTGCCGGGCGTGTCGCTGGCCTGGGGCCTGTGGGCGCAGACCGACGGCATGACCGCCCATCTCAGCAACGTCGACCAGGCGCGTGCGAGCCGCGGTGGGGTGCTGGCGATCACCCCGACCGAGGGTATGGAATTGTTCGACGCCGCGGTGGAGTCAGGGCAGGCACTGCTCGTGCCGGTCAAGCTGGACCTGCGGAGCGCGCGAGCCGACGCGGCGGCCGGCGGCGGGGTTCCGCATCTGCTGCGCGGCCTGGTACGCGCGGGCCGGCAGCAGGCGCGGGCGGCAGCCGCCACGGACGGCGGGCTGGTCCGCCGCCTGGCCGGCCTCACCGGGGCCGAGCAGGAGGCCCTGCTGCTCGATCTGGTGCGTGCCCAGGTCGCGGTCGTGCTCGGGCACGCCGGACCGGAAGGCGTCCGCGCGGAGACGGCGTTCAAGGACGCCGGGTTCGATTCGCTCACCTCGGTGGAACTGCGCAACCGGCTGCGTGAGGCGACCGGTCTGAAGCTGCCCGCCACGCTGGTCTTCGACTACCCCACCCCGCTGGCCATCGCCCGCTACCTGCGCGACGAACTCGGTGACACGGTGGCCGGGACCCCTGCCACGACGGTGGCCGTCGTCGCCGATCCCGACGAACCGATCGCGATCGTCGGCATGGCGTGCCGGCTTCCGGGCGGTGTGGCGGACCCCGAGGGCCTTTGGCGGCTGGTGTCAGAAGGCCGCGAGGGCCTCTCGTCCTTCCCCGAGGACCGTGGCTGGGACCTGGAGGACCTGTTCGACCCGGATCCCGACAACGCGGGTACCTCGTACACCAGCAAGGGCGGATTCCTCGAGGGCGCGGGCCTTTTCGACGCGGGGTTCTTCGGGATCTCGCCGCGTGAGGCGCTGGCGATGGACCCGCAGCAGCGGGTGCTGCTGGAAGCCTCGTGGGAGGCACTGGAGGGCGCCGGTATCGACCCGGTCTCCCTGAAGGGCACCGACGTCGGGGTGTTCTCCGGCGTCTCCAACCAGGGCTACGGAGCGGGCGCGGCCGCGCCGGAGCTGGAAGGCTTCGCGAGCACGGGGTCGGCGGCCAGCGTGGCGTCGGGCCGTGTGTCGTACGTGCTCGGCCTCGAGGGTCCGGCGGTGACGGTGGACACGGCCTGTTCGTCGTCGCTGGTGACGATGCACCTGGCGGCGCAGGCGCTGCGGCAGGGCGAGTGCTCGATGGCGCTCGCCGGCGGTGCGACGGTCATGGCGTCGCCCGGCACCTTCGTCGAGTTCTCCCGACAGCGGGGTCTGGCCGGCGACGGCCGGTGCAAGGCGTACGCGGACGGCGCGGACGGCACGAGTTGGGCCGAGGGTGTCGGCATCGTCGTACTGGAGCGGCTGTCGGTGGCGCGCGAGCGCGGCCACCGGGTGCTCGCCGTACTGCGCGGCAGCGCCGTCAACCAGGACGGTGCGTCCAACGGCCTGACCGCGCCGAACGGTCCCTCGCAGCAGCGGGTGATCCGCAAGGCCCTGGCCAGCGCCGGGCTCACCCCGTCCGACGTGGACATCGTCGAGGGGCACGGCACGGGCACGGCCCTGGGCGACCCGATCGAGGCCCAGGCCCTGCTCGCCACGTACGGCAAGGGCCGCGACCCCGAGCAGCCGCTGTGGCTGGGCTCGGTGAAGTCGAACGTCGGCCATGCGCAGGCTGCCGCGGGTGTCGCGGGTGTCATCAAGATGGTGCAGGCGATGCGCCACGGCATCATGCCCCCCACGCTGCACGTGGACGAGCCCACGAGCCAGGTGGACTGGTCCGCGGGTGCGGTGGAGCTGCTGACGGAGGCGCGGGAGTGGCCGCGCAGCGGCCGGCCGCGCCGGGCGGGTGTGTCCTCGTTCGGCATCAGCGGAACGAACGCGCACCTGATCCTGGAAGAAGCGCCCGAGGCACCGGTGCCGGCTGCCGAAGGGACTCGGCAGGCCCCGGCGCCCACCGGGGCGGTGCCGCTGGTGGTGTCGGCGCGGAGCGCCGGTTCGCTCGCGGGTCAGGCTGAGCGTCTTGCGTCGTTCGTCGAGGGCGCCGGCGGTGTGTCGCTGGCGGATGTGGCCGGGTCGTTGTTGTCGGAGCGTGCGCTGCTGGGTGAGCGTGCGGTGGTCGTGGCCGGCTCGGATCAGGAGGCGCTGGCGGGTCTGCAGGCGCTGGCGCGCGGTGAGAGTGCGCCCGGTGTGGCCCGCGGTAGCGCGGGTGGCTCGGGAGAGCCGGGCAAGGTCGTGTGGGTGTTCCCGGGTCAGGGTTCGCAGCGGGTGGGCATGGGCCGGGATCTGTATGACCGGTATCCGGTGTTCGCGCAGGCGCTGGACGAGGCCTGTGAGCAGTTGGATGCGCGTCTGGCCGGGTGGGTCGATCATCCGGTGAAGGACGTCGTGTTGGGTCGGGTGCCCGGCAGTGCGGAGTTGCTGAACCGGACGGTGTTCACGCAGGCGGGGTTGTTCGCGGTCGAGAGTGCTCTGTTCCGGCTGGTGGAGTCCTGGGGTGTGCGGCCGGATGCGGTGATCGGTCATTCGGTGGGTGAGATCACGGCGGCCTATGCGGCGGGCGTGTTGTCCCTGCAGGATGCGGCGCGGGTGGTTGCGGCGCGGGGCCGGCTGATGCAGGCGCTGCCTGCGGGCGGGGCGATGGTTGCGGTGGCGGCCGGCGAGGAGGAGGTTGCCGGGCTGCTGGGTGTGGGCGTGGAGGTCGCGGCGGTCAACGGCCCGTCCTCGGTGGTGCTCTCCGGCGAGGAGGAAGCGGTCCTCGCGGCGGCTGCTCGGTTGTGGGAGGAGGGGCGCAAGACGAAGCGGCTGGCGGTTTCGCACGCGTTCCATTCCCTGCGGATGGAGCCGATGCTGGACGAGTTCGCCGCTGAACTTGCAGGTGTGGAGTGGCGGGAGCCGGTCATTCCGGTGGTGTCGAACGTGACGGGGCGGCTGGCCGGGCCCGGTGAGCTCGCCGACCCGCAGTACTGGGCCGGACACGTGCGCCGGCCGGTGCGGTTCGCCGAGGGCATTGCGGCTGCGGTGGAGTTCGGCGGCACGCTGTTCGTGGAGCTCGGTCCGGGTGCGGCCCTGGCCGGTCTGGTGGCGGAGACGGCCTCCGCCGCGGACGCCGAGGTGGCCTGCGTCGCCGCGCTGCGTGACGGGCGTCCGGAGGAGCAGACCCTGCTGACGTCGGTGGCGGAGCTGTTCGTCCGCGGAATCCCCGTCGACTGGGCGGGCATGGTGCCCGCCGGGTCCGTACGCGTGGACCTGCCGACGTACGCGTTCGACCACCGGCACTACTGGCTCAAGCCCGCGGCGACGGCCACCGACGCGGCATCGCTGGGCCAGGCGGCGGCCGATCACCCGCTGCTCGGTGCAGTGGTGCAGGTGCCGCAGTCCGACGGGCTCATCTTCACCTCGCGGCTGTCCCTGCGGTCTCATGCCTGGCTGGCCGACCACAGGGTCGGTGGTGTGGTGCTCGTCCCGGGTACCGGGCTGGTGGAGCTCGCGGTGCGGGCCGGCGACGAGGCAGGCTGCGGCGTCCTGGAGGAACTCGTCATCGAGGCACCGCTGGTGGTGCCCGAGCACGGCGGAGTACGGGTCCAGGTCGCGGTCGGCGGACCGAGTGCGAACGGCTCGCGCACGGTGGAGATCTACTCCCAGCGTGAGGACGCCGCCGCTGAGGGGGTGTGGACGCGGCACGCCACCGGCGTGCTCTCGGCCACGGCACAGCCGGGCGGCAGCGGCACCGGGTTCGACTTCGCGGTCTGGCCTCCGGCCGGCGCGCAGCCGGTGGACATAAGCGGCAGCTACGGTCTGCTGGCGCAGGGGGGCTACGGGTACGGCCCTGCGTTCCAGAGCGTGCGGGCGGTGTGGCAGCGTGACGGGGAGGTCTTCGCCGAGGTGGCCCTGCCCGAGGAGCACCGCAAGGAAGCCGGCCGGTTCGGCATCCACCCCGCGTTGCTGGACGCGGCCCTGCACTCGACCATGCTGAACACCGTGGCGGCGGTCACGGCGACCGGTGGCTTCGAAGGTGAGCGGGACGGGCAGGGAATACGGCTGCCGTTCGCATGGAACGGGTTGGAACTGCACGCGGCCGGCGCCTCGGTGCTGCGCGTGCGCGTCGCACATACCGAACGCGACGCGCTGTCGCTGCAGGCCGTGGACGAGGCCGGCGGCCTGGTCGTGACGCTCGACTCGCTGGTGTCCCGGCCGGTGTCCGCCCAGCAGTTGGAGACGGCGGCGGACACCGCAGTCGCCGACTCGCTGTTCCAGGTGGACTGGACCGAGCTGTCATCGGCTCAGGGGGCGGGGCCTTCCCCGTCGTGGGTCGAGGTGACCACCGCGGGCGACGTGGCGACTCTGGCCGACGACGTGCTGTCCGGTGCGGACGCCCCGGCGGTGGCCGTCATGCAGGCCTTCGGCGGCACCACCGAGGGTGTCGCGAGCGAGGACGTGGTGCTGGAGCTGGCCGTCCGGGTGCTGGACGTGTTGCAGTGCTGGCTGGCCGGGGCCGGGCTGGAGGAGTCGCGGCTGGTCGTGGTGACCCGGGGCGCGGTGCCCGCGGGAGAGGGCGTGGTGAGTGACCCGGCCGGATCGGCGGTGTGGGGTCTGGTGCGTGCCGCCCAGGCGGAGAACCCCGACCGGTTCATCCTGATCGACACCGACCCCGACGTCGACCCCGCAGCCCAAGGTGCTGTCGAGCCGGTGCCGGGTGCGGTGCTGGGGGCGGTGCTGGCCTGCGGGGAACCGCAGGTCGCCCGCCGCGGCGGCTCGCTGTCGGTTCCCCGGCTCGTCCGGGCCCGCAGTGAGGTACCCGACGTCCCGGCGGTGTTCCGGCCGCAGGGCACCGTGCTGGTCTCGGGCGCCGGTTCGCTGGGCGCTCTCGTGGCCCGGCATCTGGTCTCGCGGCACGGGGTGCGGAGTCTGGTGCTGGCCAGCCGTCGGGGCCCCGATGCCGAGGGCGTGCAGGAACTGGTCGCCGAGCTCGCCGAGCAGGGTGCCGCGGTGTCGGTGGTGGCCTGTGACGTGTCCGACCGCGGCCAGGTGCAGGCCCTGCTGGCGTCGGTGCCCGCCGAGCACCCCCTGACCGGTGTCGTGCACACGGCGGGCGTGTCGGACGCCGGCGTGATCGGGCTGCTGACCCCGGAGCGGCTGGCAGCGGTGTTCGCGCCGAAGGTCGATGCGGTGCGGCATCTGGATGAGCTGACCCGCGGCCTGGACCTCGACGCGTTCATCGTCTACTCCTCCGTCTCGTCCCTCTTCATGGGCGCCGGCAGCGGCGGCTACGCGGCGGCGAACGCCTTCCTGGACGGACTGATGGCCGACCGCCGGGCGGCGGGCCTGCCCGGACTGTCGCTGGCCTGGGGCGTGTGGGAGCAGGCCACCGGCATGGCGGAACACATCGACGACCTCACCAGGAACCGGATGAACCGGCGCGGGGGAGTCCTGCCGATGACGGCCGCGGAGGGCATGGAGCTGTTCGATGCCGCTCTGGAGTCCGGGCAGGCGATGCTCGTGCCGGTCAGGCTGGACCTGCGGGGGCTGCGTTCCGGCGCGGCGGGCGACGGGGTGCCGCACCTGCTGCGCGGCCTGGTACGGGCACGTCGGCAACTGGCGCATGTGGTGGGCACCGGCGACGATCACCGTCAGCTGACCGCCCGGCTGGCCGGACTGCCCGCTGCCGAGCAGACGAAGGTGCTGCTCGACCTGGTGCGGGCTCAGGTGGGTGCTGTCCTGGGCTTCAGCGGGACGTACCAGATCGACGCGGACCAGGGGCTCTTCGAGATCGGCTTCGACTCGCTCACGGCGATCGAGCTCCGCAACCGGCTCCGCAACATCACCGAAGTGAAAATCTCTCCCGACATCGTCTTCGACCACCCGACGCCCGGAATGCTTTCCGCTCATCTGCACGAGCTGATATGCGGCGAACAGGGCGCGGCCCAGGTGGCGATCTCCGTATGA